GGGCGCCGCCTCACCCCCGAGGGCACCTGGATCGGGCTGGCCACCGCCGTGAAGCTGACGCCGGCCACGGTCGCGGCCTACCAGTTCTTCGCCGGACGCCGCCGCCCCGGCCTGGTCGCCTTCTTCACGTTCGTGGCCGCGACGGGTCTCGGCGTCCTTCTGATGCCCGCGGGCTCGCTGCACTACTGGGGCGGGCTGCTCTCGGGCGACTCGGGGATCAACGCCGGGATCGTGTTCAAGACCAACCAGTCCGTGATGGGCGCGTGGGCCCGGCTGTTCGGCGAGCTGTCGCGCGGCGGGCTCGTGCTGAGCGCCGTGATGGCCGTCGTCGGCATCGTCGCCGCCGTGCTCGTGCACCGGGCCGGCCAGGCCGCGCTCGCGATCTGCCTCGCGGGCCTGACCAGCCTTCTCGCGTCCCCGATCAGCTGGTCGCATCACTACGTGTGGATCGTCCCGCTGACCGTGGTGCTGGTGACGGGCCGCTCCCTGGCGCTGCCGGTGCGGGTGCTCGGGCTGTTCTACGCCGCCTGGGTGTGGGCCGCCCCGTTCCAGGCGCTGCCCGGCGGCGACGGCGCGGAGCTGCGCTACACCGCGGGCCAGCAGCTCATCGACAACGCGGGCATCGTGCTCGGGATCTGCTTCGTCGTGCTGTGCGGGGTCTCCGCGCTGGTGCGGCGGGGCGGGTCGTCCGCGTTGCTGCGCGACGGCGTGGTAGTCTCGTCCTAACGCACGAGGTTGCGTCGCCCCCGCAGGCGGGTGCCGGGTTCATTCCGGCGAAGATCTGCTCCCTTCAAACTTGACGCGTCGTGCGTTGGTCGTTCGGGCCCGCAGACGTCGCGTGCCCCGCGGCACGGTGCCCCGGGGAACCCGAGAGGATCCCAGTGTCCGACATCGATTCGATGCTCCTGCCCGATCTGAAGAAGCTCGCCGGCTCGCTCGGCGTGAAGGCGACGGGCCTGCGCAAGGCCGAACTGGCCGCCGCGATCCGCGCCCACCAGTCGGGCGGCGCGACGAACGGTCGCTCGTCCGCGGCCCGCGAGGCCCGCGCCACCCTCCCGCTGGACGCCGCCCGCAGGCCAGCGAGGTCGCCGCCGTGCAGCGCACGCGCCGCGAGCGCCCCGCCCGCGCCGAGTCCGAGCAGCCCGAGCGCCGCGAGCAGTCCGACCGCCGCGAGCAGCAGCCCGAGCGTCGCGAGCAGCAGTCCGAGCGCCGCGAGCAGTCCGAGCGCGCCGAGCGCCAGGACGCGCCCGCCGACGGCGACGACGTCGCGTCGCGGCTCGAGGCGCTCGCCGCCGACGCCCCGCGCCGCAACCGTGGCCGCAACCGCGGCTCCGAGGGCGGGCAGGCCGCGCCTGAGGCGTCCGAGGAGCGCCAGGCGCCCCAGCAGAACATGAACAACAACAGCAACTCCGGCGGCGGCAACCGCCAGGACTCCTACGACGACGACGGCCAGGGCGGCCGCCGCAACCGTCGTCGCCGCAACCGCGACCGCAACAGCCGGCGCAGCGGCAGCGGCGGCGGCACCAACCGCAACGCGGGCCTGGACAAGATGGAGGCCGAGCCGACCGTCAACGAGGACGACGTCCTGACCGAGGTCAGCGGCATCCTCGACGTGCTCGACAACTACGCGTTCGTCCGCACCTCCGGCTACCTGCCCGGCCCGAACGACGCCTACGTGTCGCTGTCGATGGTGAAGAAGTGGGGCCTGCGCAAGGGCGACATCGTCACCGGCTCCATGCGCGCCCACCGCGAGGGGGAGCGGCAGAAGTTCAGCCCGCTGGTGCGGATCGACACCATCAACGCGGCCGACCCGGCGCTGGCCAAGGACCGCCCGGAGTTCAACAAGCTCACGCCGCTCTACCCGCAGGAGCGCCTGCGGCTGGAGACGACGCCGACCAACATGACCGGCCGCATCATCGACCTGGTCGCCCCGATCGGCAAGGGCCAGCGCGGCCTGATCGTCTCCCCGCCGAAGGCCGGCAAGACCATGGTGATGCAGTCCATCGCCAACGCGATCGTGGCCAACAACCCCGAGGTGCACCTCATGGTCGTGCTCGTCGACGAGCGCCCCGAGGAGGTCACCGACTTCCAGCGCTCGGTCAAGGGCGAGGTCATCGCGTCCACGTTCGACCGGCCGGCCGACGACCACACCACGGTCGCGGAGCTGGCCATCGAGCGCGCCAAGCGCCTGGTGGAGCAGGGCCACGACGTGGTCATCCTGCTCGACGGCATCACCCGCCTGTCGCGCGCCTACAACCTCGCCGCGCCGGCGTCCGGCCGCATCCTGTCCGGCGGCGTCGACTCCGCGGCGCTCTACCCGCC
Above is a window of Propioniciclava coleopterorum DNA encoding:
- a CDS encoding glycosyltransferase 87 family protein, with product MSASPTEPDARGVDVPAEQRTPQPDAPAEATTPTEMASDPTTRTEPGPQQPDPGTTDARHARWSLRSVLIALAWFLPPLGAGLWMAAVTIPGGSFDPWAPAMIDLDVYRRTGSMLLAGQDIYVAEGLPWIYPPFAAFFTVPLAVVPLGVAQVFWIVLTVGLLMAMLYRLGLSGWVLSVATTAAVLLAEPVRETLGFGQLGVLLVAAAVLDSMPGRRIFGRRLTPEGTWIGLATAVKLTPATVAAYQFFAGRRRPGLVAFFTFVAATGLGVLLMPAGSLHYWGGLLSGDSGINAGIVFKTNQSVMGAWARLFGELSRGGLVLSAVMAVVGIVAAVLVHRAGQAALAICLAGLTSLLASPISWSHHYVWIVPLTVVLVTGRSLALPVRVLGLFYAAWVWAAPFQALPGGDGAELRYTAGQQLIDNAGIVLGICFVVLCGVSALVRRGGSSALLRDGVVVSS
- the rho gene encoding transcription termination factor Rho, translated to MQRTRRERPARAESEQPERREQSDRREQQPERREQQSERREQSERAERQDAPADGDDVASRLEALAADAPRRNRGRNRGSEGGQAAPEASEERQAPQQNMNNNSNSGGGNRQDSYDDDGQGGRRNRRRRNRDRNSRRSGSGGGTNRNAGLDKMEAEPTVNEDDVLTEVSGILDVLDNYAFVRTSGYLPGPNDAYVSLSMVKKWGLRKGDIVTGSMRAHREGERQKFSPLVRIDTINAADPALAKDRPEFNKLTPLYPQERLRLETTPTNMTGRIIDLVAPIGKGQRGLIVSPPKAGKTMVMQSIANAIVANNPEVHLMVVLVDERPEEVTDFQRSVKGEVIASTFDRPADDHTTVAELAIERAKRLVEQGHDVVILLDGITRLSRAYNLAAPASGRILSGGVDSAALYPPKKFFGAARNVEHGGSLTILATALVETGSKMDDVIFEEFKGTGNMELRLRREMADKRIFPAIDAVASGTRREEQLMTREELAIMWKLRRVLSGLDDQAALEMLINRLKKTQTNLEFLHVISRTTPSND